From the Quercus lobata isolate SW786 chromosome 6, ValleyOak3.0 Primary Assembly, whole genome shotgun sequence genome, one window contains:
- the LOC115994970 gene encoding nucleolar protein 10 produces MASEGGNLKSTSINGMKVYSLASQNRSHASWLDPKKLRALRKDKNYSQRVDLIQDLRFETATTKIKATPDGEFLIASGIYPPQVKVYELSQLSLKFERHLDSEIIDFQVLDEDYSKLAFLCADRSVYLHAKYGKHYSLRIPRMGRDMAYDCWSCDLLCAASSPDLYRINLEQGRFLSSLTTQSPAINVVSRSKLHGLVACGGEDGAIECFDLRMRSSVGRIDAVAPTGDIDQEVTSLEFDGDGGFQLAVGSSRGKVLIYDLRSSSPVRVKDHMYGSPILDIKWHRTLNSEHPKLITTDNHVVRIWDPETGEGMTSIEPTAGAINDICIFNGSGLMLLALDCSQIPSYFIPALGPAPKWCSNLENLTEELEEGAQTTIYDNFKFLTKEELERLNLTNLIGTNLVRAYMHGFFIDYRLYKKAKSLVDPFAYDAYLEQKKNEKLEKERASRITIRKKLPKVNRQLAARILENGEAENEYKDADVEIKKTSKKKKGISSEIFKDERFAEMFRDEEFEIDESSREYLALHPVASTKQPSLVDEHFDPVMEDEDLSLSDSDASAASQSSEGELSDGDIHTKKKARVPRLHEVKDERHAEAFWNDVSLAKEDKLPIGERVAALKHDHRPSGIPSDIKVGPGGSREISFVSRSSAKYKEDDEDREQHRGKKRGVQSLGLKPDRPRFGGQGRGGRGRGGGGNRGRGRRGRGRGRGSW; encoded by the exons ATGGCGTCCGAAGGAGGTAACCTGAAGTCGACCTCCATAAACGGTATGAAGGTGTATAGTTTGGCATCACAGAACCGCTCACACGCCTCTTGGCTTGACCCTAAGAAGCTTCGAGCTCTTCGCAAGGACAAAA ATTACTCGCAAAGGGTGGACTTGATTCAGGATCTGAGGTTTGAAACTGCAACCACCAAGATTAAGGCAACTCCTGATGGGGAGTTTCTTATAGCGTCAG GTATATATCCACCACAGGTCAAAGTGTACGAGCTAAGCCAATTATCACTAAAGTTTGAGAGGCACTTGGATTCAGAGATAATTGATTTTCAG GTTCTGGATGAGGATTATTCGAAGCTTGCATTTTTATGCGCTGATCGCTCTGTTTATCTACATGCTAAATATGGAAAACATTATAGTTTGCGGATTCCAAG GATGGGGAGAGATATGGCGTATGATTGCTGGTCCTGTGACTTGCTTTGTGCTGCCTCTTCTCCGGATCTGTACAGAATTAATTTAGAACAG GGACGATTCCTGTCCTCCCTTACTACACAATCACCAGCAATAAATGTGGTTTCTCGAAG CAAACTCCATGGGCTGGTTGCATGTGGTGGTGAGGATGGGGCAATAGAATGTTTTGACTTGAGAATGAGATCTTCAGTGGGTAGAATTGACGCTGTTGCACCCACTGGTGATATTGATCAG GAGGTCACTTCATTGGAGTTTGATGGAGATGGGGGTTTCCAGTTGGCTGTAGGAAGTAGCAGAGGAAAG GTGCTAATCTATGACTTGCGTTCATCTTCTCCTGTACGAGTTAAGGATCACAT GTATGGCAGTCCTATATTGGACATTAAGTGGCATCGTACTCTGAATTCTGAACACCCAAAGTTAATTACCACTGATAATCATGTTGTTAGGATATGGGATCCAGAAACG GGAGAAGGCATGACCAGTATTGAACCAACGGCTGGAGCTATAAATGATATTTGCATATTCAATGGCAGTGGGTTGATGTTGTTAGCTCTAGACTGCAGCCAGATACCATCTTACTTCATACCTGCTCTGGGACCTGCTCCCAAGTGGTGTTCTAACCTGGAAAATCTAACG GAAGAGCTAGAAGAGGGTGCACAAACAACCATATatgataatttcaaatttttgacaAAAGAAGAACTTGAGAGGTTGAATCTGACTAATCTGATTGGCACCAATCTTGTACGAGCCTACATGCATGGGTTTTTTATTGATTATCGGCTGTATAAAAAG GCAAAATCATTGGTGGATCCTTTTGCATATGATGCTTACTTGGAAcagaaaaagaatgagaaattggAAAAAGAACGTGCATCTCGAATTACG ATTCGGAAGAAACTACCCAAGGTTAACCGGCAGCTTGCAGCTCGTATTCTTGAAAATGGAGAAGCAGAAAATGAATATAAAGATGCTGATGTCGAGATTAAAAAAACatccaagaaaaagaaaggaattagCAGTGAAATATTCAAAGATGAGCGGTTTGCAGAAATGTTTAGAGATGAG GAATTTGAAATCGATGAGTCCTCCCGTGAGTATCTGGCTTTACATCCAGTGGCTTCCACAAAGCAACCATCTTTAGTGGATGAACATTTTGATCCTGTCATGGAGGATGAAGATCTGAGTTTAAGTGATTCTGATGCCTCAGCAGCATCTCAGTCATCAGAAGGTGAACTTAGCGACGGAGATATTCATACAAAGAAGAAAGCACGAGTTCCAAG ACTGCATGAAGTTAAGGATGAGCGGCATGCAGAGGCATTCTGGAATGATGTTTCACTTGCAAAGGAGGACAAGCTTCCTATTGGAGAGAGAGTGGCAGCTCTCAAGCATGATCATCGGCCTTCTGGTATTCCAAGTGACATCAAGGTTGGGCCAGGTGGATCACGAGAGATTTCCTTCGTTTCCAGAAGTTCAGCCAAGTACAAGGAAGATGACGAGGACAGAGAACAGCATCGCGGGAAGAAAAGGGGGGTCCAATCATTGGGGCTTAAGCCGGATAGACCAAGATTTGGAGGCCAAGGAAggggaggaagaggaagaggaggaggagggaaTCGTGGCAGAGGTAGAAGAGGAAGAGGCAGAGGCAGAGGCAGTTGGTAA
- the LOC115950125 gene encoding uncharacterized protein LOC115950125 — MTDVLYRATKYMNAKDALLAREEKPKKREREEDTRQDRGRKAARTRDQRDEKRPRPPSGRFTNFTPLTASIDQVLMQIKDEGALTFPGKLKGDPNKRPRDKYCRFHRDHGHNTTNYYDLKQQIEVLIRQGKLQRFVSRERTDPLEEQAPRQENERPRPPIGDTRMIVGGITAVGSSKKACKTYLRMVHSVQLTRSIPKMPRIDNPIIGFSEDDARRLHHPHDDALVVSLQIGDYNMHRILVDNGSSADILYYPAFQQMRIDRERLTPTNAPLVGFGGTKVFPLGAITLAVTAGDYPQQITKEVTFLVVDCSSAYNAILRRPTLNS, encoded by the coding sequence ATGACGGACGTGCTCTACAGAGCTACCAAATACATGAATGCAAAAGATGCATTGTTAGCCCGCGAGGAAAAGCCTaagaagagggagagggaggAGGACACGCGACAAGATAGGGGGCGAAAGGCTGCTAGAACTAGAGATCAACGAGATGAAAAGCGCCCTAGACCTCCCTCTGGAAGGTTCACTAATTTCACCCCATTAACCGCCTCGATCGATCAAGTATTGATGCAGATTAAAGATGAAGGAGCATTGACGTTCCCTGGTAAATTAAAGGGAGATCCCAACAAAAGGCCAAGGGACAAGTATTGTCGCTTTCACCGAGACCATGGGCACAACACAACCAACTACTACGACCtaaagcagcagattgaggTCCTTATTAGACAAGGGAAGCTACAGAGGTTCGTCAGTAGGGAAAGAACCGATCCACTGGAGGAGCAGGCCCCACGACAGGAGAACGAGCGCCCTAGACCACCTATAGGGGACACAAGAATGATCGTAGGGGGCATAACCGCAGTCGGATCTTCCAAAAAAGCCTGCAAAACCTACCTCAGGATGGTTCATAGCGTCCAACTTACGAGATCCATACCCAAGATGCCGCGAATAGATAACCCCATTATCGGATTTTCAGAGGATGACGCTCGGAGACTTCACCACCCTCATGATGACGCACTTGTGGTCAGCTTGCAAATAGGGGATTATAACATGCATCGGATCCTcgtcgacaacggcagctcagCAGACATCCTGTACTATCCagcattccagcaaatgagaATTGACAGGGAACGGTTGACCCCAACGAATGCCCCACTCGTGGGATTTGGGGGAACGAAGGTGTTCCCCTTGGGCGCAATAACACTAGCTGTGACGGCAGGTGACTATCCTCAACAGATCACTAAGGAGGTAACTTTTCTCGTGGTCGACTGttcgtccgcctacaatgccatCCTCCGGCGACCCACTCTCAATTCCTAG